TAGGCGTGTGGCGGACGCCTCGTTCTTAGGCCCCCAGCAGGCTCAGTCCTCAGCTACCGGAGTAGCATCACACGCCTTACTGTTTGGCACCCGTTTAGGGAACTTGCCCTAGTACATGCGGGGGGTCTCCATGCAGGAAGTGTGAGTGCCCCGCCCGGCGTATGAGGTCGCACGGGCGGGGCTGCGGTGTTATCCGCGAGGCCAGCGAGGGACTGGGGACACCTCGGCTGGACATATAAAAAAAGACCCTCGCCGTATTGGCTGGGCCTTGTGAGACTTCTGGGGAATGCACTTCCTAAGTTACACGGTTGTCATTCATTACGCAACACTCATTAGCGCGTGTCGTACCCATTTCATTTCGTCCGGCCCCCATCCCGCGTTGCAGTGCGTGCATTGCGCTGTCCATTTCCCAATTGGCAGCATCACATCATCGGGTCCCCAGCAGTGAATACTCATCCCCGGCCCTTCCCCGTCCGCGTTGTAGATCATGTCGCAGCTCGGGCATGGGACGGCTGGTCGGTATGGCGGTTTGTGTGGCCTGATGATGCCCTCGATCTGATCCACCCAATCCATCGTGACGTGTTCCAGGAATGCCACCCAGTGCATGTCCTCGACGTCGGCCCATGACTGGATGACGCCCACCAATGTTCCGGTGCTGGATCCTGTTAG
This region of Arthrobacter roseus genomic DNA includes:
- a CDS encoding DUF7341 domain-containing protein, with amino-acid sequence MSLSQNIHTLTRPHLPAGATLDSKPEPSLLDQLAKAVYDGAKGGKGNGTPIPISAEVVSIQQDIDRDARDIQHDLTGSSTGTLVGVIQSWADVEDMHWVAFLEHVTMDWVDQIEGIIRPHKPPYRPAVPCPSCDMIYNADGEGPGMSIHCWGPDDVMLPIGKWTAQCTHCNAGWGPDEMKWVRHALMSVA